The stretch of DNA CTCAGGCTATCCCCGCGCAACTACCATTTCCCAACCCACTGTCGAACGTAAAACTGCCGACGATCACGCTGCCTGAGTTCGATGGTGATTTTAATGGATGGCTGACCTTCCACGACACCTTCCTTTCCATGATTCACTCGTCAACGGAGATATCAAGTGTGCAGAAATTTCACTATCTTCGCGCTGCTCTAAAGGGAGAAGCAGCGAATCTCATTCATTCTATCACCATCACCGCTGCGAACTACTCTGTTGCGTGGGACACGCTTATCAAGCGTTATTCCAATAAGAGTCTACTACGAAAAAAGCACATACGAGCGCTCCTGAAGTACCCAAAGATCCCAAATGATTCTGTGGAGGCGCTCCACCGCATTCTTGATGATTTTCAACGGCACACCAAGGTACTGCAGCAGTTAGGAGAACCTGTCGAACAATTTAGTTCCATTCTGATAGAGCTGCTGGTAGACAAATTAGATGACGCCTCCCACAGCGCATGGGAGGAATCAATCGCATCATATGAAAATCCGACCTACGAAAAAATGGTTGAGTTCCTGCAGAAAAGGACTCGAGTACTGGAGACGATTATGGTCAACCGCCCAAGCCCATCCCAATCCAAAACCGGAAACCACAATTCTGGAATCCAAAAGCAGAATGCCTCTCGTGTCAGCTCCAACGCTATGGCTGAAAGTGTTAACAAGGAATATCCGTTATGTCCCGCCTGTGAAAAACAGAGGCATTCAAGATCGTTTGAGGGTCGTAAACGACAAAAATCTATGTAGCAATTGCTTCCGTAGCGACCATTTTGCTCGTACTTGTCGCTCAAAGTTTGTGTGCAAGCAATGCACCAAGCGACACCACACAATGATACACCCCGGTTACATCGAAGTTCAATTGCATCCAGAACCTAAATCAGAGACAACCCCGAAAACAGAGAACGAGCCCCTACCTGGTCCCTCCCACGTGGTATCTGCTATTGCCACCACCGAGACTCTGGCTGCCGACAATAATGCTCACGTAGCAGTATCCAGCGCAGCTGTAGAAGAAAACAAAATGAGTGTACTTCTTTCTACCGTGGTTCTAATAATCGTAGATGCATATGGACAAGAGCACTTGGCTCGAGCCCTGTTGGACACAGGGTCGCAGCCGAACGCAATCAGTGAACGGTTGTGACATCAATTGCATCTTACCCGCACAACAGTCAACGTCCCCATAACGGGTGTAGACGGCACCCTCACCAACGCTAAATATCAGGTGACAACTGAGCTCCGATCCAGAGTGAATGATTTCAAGCAGCGAATGAATTTTCTCGTCCTGCGAAAAGTTACCAGCGATACCCCAGCAGTTTCATATTCTACTACCCATTGGAAAATTCCGGAATCAGTTTTGTTAGCCGATCCTGAGTTTAACATTTCTCGAAGAATCGACCTCATAATTGGCGCAGGTCATTTCTACACTCTTTTGCTAGATGGACGAATCCGCTTGGCCCAGAATCTTCCCATGCTGGTCGAAACGGTCTTTGGATGGATCGTCACTGGTCAAATGAAGCACGATGAATCAAGAGAAGCAGTAACTTGTCATGTAGCTTTAGCTCCGTCGATCGAAGATCAACTACAACGTTTGTGGAAACTTGAGGATGTGACCGGAACGAATAATTCGGCAGATGAGCAGCACCCTCCTCAACGATTCGATTCGTCAGAACAAAATCAAGGAAGACACCCAGATCTCAAATTGCAGTACCCTAATATTATCGAAGAATACACCGTCGCGAAGAAGGACAGTTCATCGACTAAAGATCGAATCATATTTGAAGGCTCACTGAAGATTGCTTAGGACGAATTGCTCACCATTGTTCTGTGTTTCCGACACATCTCAATTGTGCTTACGGGTAATATTGGAAAAATATCCCGCTTTGTTTTGTTTAGCCCCGACGATCACCTGCCCCAAAGAAAATTCTGGAAATACAGAAGCACGCACGATTTTATCTCGTCCTTACAAATTATGCACGAAGTACTACTAGATGAAGACATGCACTGTGCCAAAGCCATCCTCCTGTGCTTAGGTTGGGGTGATGAAATCACTCCAAATCTTCATCGTAAGTGGAAACCATTTTGCCAAAAACCCACATCTCTTCCAAAATTATGGAATAATCAAAATACTTTCATCTCGTATTACcgtaacacattaaaaaaatcatatgaaGCATGCATTTATATACGTTTGGAAGGTGATAATAGCAACGTCAAAGTATCCAAGTCGGAGATAGCCCCGTTGGAGTCAATCAGCTTTCCAAGATTCGAGCTGAGTGCCACTCTCGTAGCATCCCTTGAGCCCAAGAAAATATGGCCAATTCAAAATCTCCCTCGCTCCGAGTTCCCAACGGAAGAACTCGAACAACGTCAAGTACTCACTCATCAAGCTTCTCTCTCCCACAAGCTGTTCCTGCAATCCTCGTCATATCAAATGATGCTGAATATAGTGGATTTTGTAATCCGCTTCATCTGTAATATACGCTCAAAATATGACCGGATCCATGTCCGAGTGCTTCTCGTCCAAAACACGAACGCAACTCAATTATATCTGATGAAAGTAGTGCAACCAGAGGCATTCCACGACGAGCTGAAGGATGTACGCAAAAAACTGCTAATCCCACAACATTCGGCACAAACTTGTCATCGCTGGCTTCCGCGAATTGCTTAAATTGTTCATTGTACTGCACCAATTGAAGCTGATCCAAGGTGGTAATGTCACCACCGGTACCCAAATCAGACCTCTATCAGCTGCCACTGAATCGGCTGAACTTCTATTGGCTATTTCAAGCCCACAGCCATCAATGTTGTCACCGGTCAAAATCGAAGTACCAGAAATAGTTCCAGATGCAAAATACGATCAACAGAAATACTGCAACAACATCTTCAGAGACGTGGCGGTTCCACAATCTTTAGGAGGTATACTGAAGCCATCAATATTGAAGGTACCCTTACGcaaagaagaagaattattaattataacatagatttaagttgttATTGAAAATTGTATTTTCAAGGTGGCCGGTTAATGTTAGATCTGAAATGGAATATTGTAGAAATCTAGCCATCTAGTAATCTTGCGATTTTTGCACCCTAGCAACCCAATGTTTTTCGCTCCTATAGCAACGTTTTTTCACCAAGTTTCTTACTTTGTATCGAACCTTCAAGAATGGAAGACGTATTAAAGGGACTGAAGTTTTGTTAAAAACTCCGCGAGTTTTTTATGAATATCCCGAAAtagttcaacgagtcgttcgtTGTTCAACACTACTGCTGTAGCAGAAGTGTTCCCCGAGTGTCCCTCGAGTGTTCCCCGAGTGTCCCTCGAGTGTTCCCCGAGTGTTCCCCGTCGAAACCATCTGCGGTCCATCTAGCGATTGAGATTGGAGTCCCCCATTTACACGAAGAAATCCCAGCGATTAACCCGTTGTAGAAATCCCGCCCCATTAGTGTTCAACCCCATCACATGTTCTCAGGAAAGCTCTGATTGAGCGAAATCATAGCATCGTAATGAATATCCATACGATTCGTTCCATCCATAGTGATTGTTGTTGTAACTTTAGGTTAAAAAGCATTTCTAGTAGTTGTTATGAAGCTACGGAAACaagcagaaaaaaaactcgattaCTACCCGCAACGTAATTCCATTCCGTGACTGACTGTGAGCCGTCGAATGCAGAGAGCTTCTGAGTTCTGAGCCGTACTCGTTATCTCGAATGAGGCTAAAAGTCAGTAGGTATACTGCATAATTCCCGGCAGAGCCGTTCGATTTTCAATCGAACAGACAGACACCGAGAGGTGGATGGCTTTTAACAACTCTTCTCTCCGCCTCTGCGACTTTTTCCGCACTTTTTGGAATCATGCAGCAAAACATTGCCGAACGGTTCGATGATCAGTTTGGTCCCACCGATGGGATTTTCACGGTTCGATTTCTGGTACGGTTCTGAGATGGTCAGAATGTGGGTCATTTTTAATACAATTATACAATCAAAACTGCTCCTTTCCGGGTGAATTGGAAATAAATGGCTCGATGTCGATGTAATTGGTCGGACAAGAGAAGCACAACTGAATGGAGTGTAGAAGTATAGGATGACCCAGGGCAaaccaaatttaaatttgattattattatttttagaaAGATGCATAAATACAATTTGCCTTTATACCACAGGTAAAATACACCTCGCGGTgtatttattattatattttgatgaaactgaatttcattttcattaaaTTTCTAATACAATTATGCAATTCCATGATAAATTACCCGGTCGCCCGACCCACTCCGTTTTTTTACCAGAAATTGTAATTTTCAATACGTTTTTCATTAATTATAAATGCGAATGATATGCATAAAGGCGAATCCGGAATAACTGACCATTTCCCAAATGATCATAGCTCGAATGACAGTcgttttattaaaatatgatgttcgacaaagttgttaggaAGTTCATGAACTGTCTggtgaaaacaagaaaaaaataaactgcTCTACGATGTTTTcctaaaacatttttattagaaTACCGACTTATTTCCTAATGTTTTATGCGCAGTAGGACTCTCGCAATTTCGGAACATTTTTCGTAATGTTCAGcttctcaaatttctgcattactcgagaattacacaagcaaatgaaaacaaattgggCATATTAGGGTGCGATAgatttttctatggtggttagactctccacccctctctctaagggagggctgccatacaaattaaacacaaatttgtgcattactcgaaaattaatcaagcacatgaaaccaaattaggcatattgaggtttaagggtgcaatactgccatataaatggagcatttctgcataattcaagaactaatcaagcaaactgatccaaatctggcatgtggaggttctagtgggcaagaaacatttctaaagtggtgcAACTCCTCCCACCTTTTCGAGGGTGGGGGTCTGTCAtagagaattaatcgagcaaatggaaacaatttaggcatatggaggtgtAAGGGTACAATaaaggtttctatggtggttaaacactccaccccccatacaaatgaaacacaagttacagaaggcacataaacacaaacttctgcatcactcgagaaccaatcaagctcaatttgggatgtgagggtttttgggtatgagaaatgtttctatgatgccAATGCacacctccctcctctggaatggagagagggtcccataaaaatataacacataattcaatcaaaaataatccaaccaaacatgacaaatgaaaatttacggaaaactctgaaggaagaagggaaatttcggaaaattaaattcccatatgttctacaattacatagtgacaagtgctgttagtccatttgatgtttgcactagcgaaattgatctttgttcgaaactggaaattgattttaatgtgatgaaacgcactccaatatcttcttctatctataccaataaaaaagtatcgccgaatatgttgataagagcagaactcgaggaaggaattgtccgattttgggatgtctttattctatcatattttctgtagaaaacatttattccatgtaacggagaaacatgttatttgcaagtggttgaaaaatctttaaagagaattgtgtctgaaaataatctgatattataatgatgagttttgttagaaatactaggatttttatagtaaaaggtaaattcaacgaggtcgatcagaagatcaatcaatgaacagttctgcggttggatccatgaacttgcttttagtaagaaaacgtaaatgtttgaaagtattgataacaaaaaacaaattttgggcgggacgaagtttgccgggtcagctagtgtttgataaatttggaaaaccgattttttttcgattccaaataacttaaaaatgcatgaaacgtcgagatctggtgtcatcacaaaaaaattggcagaaaatcGACCTTCTAGGACTTAACCTGAGTGGCAataaaggtatggaaaaaaaataaccgactatgtacattttgtttattagcTCAAACCTGggtaaaatttcagctcaatcggacatgatttaggggtatctcaaaacactcaaagttttgattttttacaatggtaaaaatgtaggaaattgtgttttttgcataaaaaaatataaaaataaaatttaaaaattattgctGTAAAAAAATTGTGCTTAActtaaaatgcatttttttcttttttaaaagctcaaaaatatatatgaatagctcaGACAATAACCAACATTTCATCCttgcatcggaagatgggcacttctacagggaaaattgtttctaacaaaaactttttcatgcttTGGCGCTTGCCTTAAAAAAGTGTGCTGAGACCCCTCGTGCATCGTccatcatagtaacccatgagttttcaaacaaaattcgaCAGCACTATCAGTTGAACTGCGGAACTTATGGCGAAAACAGTAAAGCAATTGCGCTCCACGATTTGTGCGTACTGGGAGCTCCATCCTTTTGCGAAGAAAGTAGACATCGTCAAGTACTTTGAAAACGCCGGATACAACCGTTCCGGTATCTATAATATCCTTAGACTTCTGGCGAATCCTACGTCTACTGGAGCTGAAACTTAATCAGAATACGGAGGGAAAGGTGGCCACATCGTTCCGAGCTTTGGGTCGGAAGGTGGGAGCAAGGGTCCAGACAGTGAAAAAATACCTAGCGGAGGAGAATATCATGCGGGGATTCGTGTAAAGAAATCTACTCCATTCTAAAGAAAACTCTCTAACTGGCCAACAATAATTTCGGACATTACGAATCTACTGTCGACAGAAAAGACCGACATAAAACGCTCAAAACTTTCAGGTTATTATGTCCAACATAAGCCCCTTTTCGATTGAGGAGCGCCAGCTtgccgttctgcagaatggcaTCAGAAAGGGGTCATCGAGCTTCCACAGAATTATCGTCATTCGCATTCCACGTTAGGTTGTTCGTTTTTATTTGTGTTCAATGTGTGTTGTCCACTCGCGAGTGACTTTGTAGTGCTTCGTCGACAAGACAGAGGAGGTGGCTAAACAGCAGCTTAGCCATCGTTTGTTTTATCGCATCAAAGAGGAAAAATTGAAAGTCCTGCGTAGCGGATTCACAAAACCAATAAGAAACACGGTCGAAACAAATGAATTTTCAACTTTGCAATTCGGTTCGCTTCTGATCTCAAACGGAGCATGGATCTGCAAACGATTTGTAGCTCTCGAGAATAAGTGATATCGTAATGTAATCGTAAACTTTCGGTGATAACATAAAAAGTCGAAGGagtgttgtgtccgagacacgaccgcatagttgacgtaggattccgttaggctctctgttcattttggatatgtttgaagaattacatcgttcaactctttgataatgatttggtggccctgaagaaggccgttttgtttggttgttgggtaatgtttgttcactccactagCGTTTACtgtgtgatgatgacagaaggatggtaaacagtcattggatggtgcgtatcagataaaagatggaACGGGATATGATGATTTTAGACTAGATGCCTTCtgtattatgtatggatgaaatgaagaaaaaactccccaaagtaatataagataattgcCAATACCCAacacaatcatcaatcaataaaaacatgttactttaatatagagaaaacatatttgaaatcgaaaaggtaatttctttttatattttttacttcctgagtgtttatttaacccaatgcgaattttaattggactaacaatacccaatactatatgtagagcatataggaaatcactttttctaatatttcttcacttttccgatttttcttgcCGTATAAACtatccttgggtgaaaatgaacacgacaaaacagacagctcaaaccaaacgccccgttctcgagcgggaacacaccttggtttttatttatgaaaattgaaataaatcgtttcatatatcaagtttttgttaacacaactgctaccatatacgattttacacttacacttgtgctaaatttttcacaatacacgatcggtcattgatatgagattttacgaagcaactaacatttaatttccaaatttaaattttaattgctagaattaatcgtatcactcaccctacttgcaatataaaaatgaccccgacttttatgtatttgcaatgccgaattcacccaggcagcttggttttgatgtctctgttagggacccgccgcatgtgtcgtcaatttcgaccaatcattagtgggtatttccgttaagataggggttgatatttttcaattgttcgatagttagtttcatgacatatattattttcttcaatataaaaattgttatagagtgccgaaatcgattgacgcaaaaattttattaatccatcatgaattgactgagcaatgagcgtttgaaattggacaattttcacgatgtgctcgattttcgattttcaatttgtaccccaatatgttcccgaaagacgtaatcctacgttaaaaCACTACTATGTTTCCTGTCGTCCTATCGACGTTCACTTCAGCAGGAATGTATAATTCGGACTCCTCATGGGGAAATAATTTACAAAATTGACCTAGACGATTGGCGAGATAGACGATCCTCTCAAAAAGACACacaaaacgtacatttttacGTATGTCTGCTGTCTGAAATATTTTGCAAGAATTCTCCACGCGCTAGCTGGTGAAAAACAAGAAAACCTAAAACAGCACGATTTACACAAAAATGCCGACAGGTGCGAAACAGGCGAAACATATGTTCGCACAGCCATGTAAGTGCTTAATGGTTTGTTTAGTTTTATTGCTTTCGGTTGACGCCGGCACAATGCGGCACTTCAGAAAAGGAAACCTTTGGTATTCATACACTTTGATGTTTGTCGGCAGCCGGACTCAAGCATATTATTAGGTACGTTTATGGGAGAAAAACTAAGAACAGGGATTTTAGGAATAATCCTGttaaatgatacatgatgcaTCTATTTTGCCCAAAATTAATATTCACGATTTGGGGTTGTTCTCATTTTCTtacttttttgtatattttgcaGAATATTGCGAATAATTCTTGATAGTTCAGATCTATCAGGAATCACATGGAGATTATGCCCGCGAATAACACTTATAACCGTACATCTAACATTTGACGGTACGTCCGTACTCATTAATCACTGATATTAATGGATTCAACATGCATATGGTGGTCTGGTTTTAATTGCTATAATTAGTCGAAACTCTACACCACGAAGGCCTCTTCGTTGATATTGTTCGTTGCAGCTCTGTTGTGTCATCGACTGTGAAGACCTTACAGCGAGAGCGTTGCAAGAAGAGAACTTCATTACCATCTGACCTGGAAAGACGATTATCCGCACCGCTTCTATACaatcaatcatctcttttattcatatttcgttTTCATTTATCTGCCCGCTCTGTACCCTGATCAGACGGGGGGAAAATCTGAGCTCGTTCAACCTTccaattatttatttcttttgCTCTGCCACCCACTGAAAAACATCCTGCAAGGGTAATCACATCGTCACCCACACGGACACGCAATATTATCGCCCACCGGATATTGAATTGCTCATCGAGACTGCACGTGGCTATCCTCTGTAAACCCTATCGGTGCAGCTGTGCTCCGTTTCGTTTTGAACTTTCACATCATCCTGTCACGTTTTTTATATAAACTACCTATCCAACGTCAGCTCTTTCACTATTTACAGCTTCCATCTGGTACTCGGTTGCCAATTGATTAgagtaaaaaatatgaaaatagtttTGGACTGAGTGTAGCTTGATTTATTGGTTCATCCTTCTCAATTCAGTTGCTTGCATTGTCCGTAATTACCGCTTCGGTTGTGAATGCGTGTCCACAGCATCCGTTGACATTCATTTGACAAAAATGTCGGATGAATACGAATGAACAGATGAACGCTTGGAAATACTTGGCAGTTCAACAAACAACTGATCTCTCGGAATTCAGATAAGAAAGATGTTATCCATTCAAAACAGCATCCTCCCGCGACCATCAAGAGAAAATTCGGCGGAACAAAAATCAAGCAAAGAACAACCGCCATTTATCTCGATGGCGGTTGCTAAGAAAATCGAGCAGTTTCCGAATGTAAACAAAGTGCTCTTCGCTCTTCTCTTTGCTCTCTTTGACGCCATTccactctctttctctctgtatCGTTTGTGGACCGCAGTTCCTCTCTGTTTCTTGTAGGAACGATTGGAAATGGAATGTAAAATCGTTACATGCAAAATCAAAACATGCCTTTTTATATGGGGTAGGTCCATCTGTTTCGTTTTGAAATATTCGTTAATTCGGTTTTTATTCCCACGGTACGGtatacagtctatcgcaaaattgagtgtacaaatgctgcttgacgatattttccatttatttgctataaaatattttcttcttcttgaatggcgttaacgttccctgtggaacttttgtcgcctcaacgtatgcattaactagcgtaatttattaatacttagttgagatttcttaagccaaataacacgccttgaatgtattccgaggggcaagctcttgaatacgcgtgaccacagtggaatcagacccgaacacccggcatgataatgtgagacgcttaccactaggccacgggtgcacataaaatattttgaatacattgattcttttgatgtaTATTTATTACTCATACATTTAACtagctgtacgtgcaataaaattcagagaaaagatttctgctaattgtttattcctaaaaattgagaACAATttctattctaggcatcgcaaaaatgagtgtacaccttaaatttctccgaacaaattagtcttataagtaagtttctttgcgaattagcgtatttttttcatcagtgattggtgtcaacattcaaccattgcttgggcagtgttggtttttgttttaattgatgttttagttttttttatcaaaatggcaagttagaggaaagaaatagatattgttacacgtacaacgATAATCAGTATGAAATGTCGTGGAaagacattgcaggaaatagcagcTACTATCGGAAGAACTCACTCTACAggaaagaaaatcataaacaagtggaaatacgaaggaaccatggaaaatctcccagtagagcagcatacaggaacaatctgagaggtcgtgctggccgtgaaaagtctttcattctgaaggtgaatatgaaaaaacgactacagtttgctaaggcatatgtaaacagacctaaggagttctggaacaagatCTTCTATACGGATGAGCCGAAAACCATTATCTATGAATCGAATGGAAGACAGATGGCGTGGAGGGAACCAGGTTCGGTGCTTCAGATTCAGCTTTTGGTTATCACAGTAAAACACGGTGGCGGTAGTCAGATGATGCATGGTacattggcggcttctggaactggaaccatggtgtttatcgattcggcgatggacaagatgacttaattgatcttcctgaaacgtaacctgcagGCTCCTGATCAGAAATTCGGTCTCCCTCGTAATTTCAACATTACAGCAAACTGACTTCGTGGTGCTAGAATGCCTGCTCTTTTatatcccaatcaactcaaaacaccacCGAAATCATTGAACTTGAACACATTGAGTGTATATGGcgggaaatcaagaaccatccaTTCATCAAAATCCAGGGAATGAAGCGGAACGCTAAACAACGATTACGGTGATCTGGGAGGTACTTCCGTCTATAGTGACCAAAAATCTCGCCTCGGCGCTTGCAGACAGTGCTGAACGCCAAAGggggccataccaaatactaggagattgatttttgttatctgttaacatttctgaactgatttaatttttttttt from Toxorhynchites rutilus septentrionalis strain SRP chromosome 3, ASM2978413v1, whole genome shotgun sequence encodes:
- the LOC129774557 gene encoding uncharacterized protein LOC129774557, giving the protein MIHPGYIEVQLHPEPKSETTPKTENEPLPGPSHVVSAIATTETLAADNNAHVAVSSAAVEENKMSVLLSTVVLIIVDAYGQEHLARALLDTGSQPNAIINVPITGVDGTLTNAKYQVTTELRSRVNDFKQRMNFLVLRKVTSDTPAVSYSTTHWKIPESVLLADPEFNISRRIDLIIGAGHFYTLLLDGRIRLAQNLPMLVETVFGWIVTGQMKHDESREAVTCHVALAPSIEDQLQRLWKLEDVTGTNNSADEQHPPQRFDSSEQNQGRHPDLKLQYPNIIEEYTVAKKDSSSTKDRIIFEGSLKIA